One Desulfobulbus propionicus DSM 2032 DNA segment encodes these proteins:
- a CDS encoding helix-turn-helix domain-containing protein gives MGERLKEARLKQSLTLDDVASRTRVSRSTLRAIESSEYDHLPADAFTRGLITLYANFLGLVGPQVADQFFMERDGGKHIHLSFLKKSRMTHALEPKKLAEPTHISSAALATILLVLIVVSFTGFCLYFAWNPFGYLVDKTRNLSSSVTNTFHPADPATSREIQPPPLTVQAVFLTDCRMLVALDNGKPMEQTYAKGTSMQWTAEREIQLEFSQPNSAQLHFNGTPLPFPDSTEGRYILRLPTLSIPYEE, from the coding sequence GTGGGTGAACGGCTCAAAGAAGCACGATTAAAACAATCACTCACCCTGGACGACGTTGCCTCCCGCACACGGGTCTCCCGCTCCACTCTTCGGGCCATCGAATCGTCAGAGTACGACCATCTTCCCGCAGACGCCTTTACCCGCGGCCTGATTACCCTGTACGCGAACTTTCTCGGCCTCGTTGGTCCTCAAGTGGCCGATCAGTTTTTCATGGAAAGAGACGGCGGCAAGCACATCCACCTGTCTTTTCTCAAGAAAAGCCGCATGACGCACGCGCTGGAGCCCAAAAAGCTGGCCGAACCCACGCATATCTCCTCGGCAGCTCTCGCCACCATTCTGCTTGTGCTCATCGTTGTTTCGTTCACAGGATTTTGTCTGTATTTCGCTTGGAATCCATTTGGTTATTTGGTGGATAAGACGCGCAATCTTTCCTCGTCCGTGACCAATACCTTTCACCCTGCGGATCCAGCCACCAGCAGAGAGATACAGCCCCCTCCCCTTACCGTGCAGGCTGTCTTTCTTACGGATTGCCGCATGCTGGTAGCGTTGGACAATGGAAAGCCTATGGAGCAGACCTACGCCAAGGGAACGAGCATGCAATGGACGGCTGAACGGGAAATCCAGCTTGAATTTTCCCAACCAAACAGCGCACAATTACACTTCAACGGTACCCCACTGCCTTTTCCTGACAGCACCGAGGGACGGTACATCCTTCGCCTGCCAACCCTGTCGATTCCCTATGAAGAATAG
- the recO gene encoding DNA repair protein RecO translates to MKNSRNTCGFVLKIAEHGESDKLVTLYSRDVGRMTGIAKGARKSKQRFVNKLELFSSLKVLYRPPRVHGGLHVLDDAELLNARLPLRLEYRRYAVAIHLSELFLRFTRENDPDAHLYELLRWTLDLLSVDKAPLKIMVFSYLHLLAASGYRPELDRCGSCRHPITPGRTYTLIAASGSLLCDACQPPQRHVQHRLSVQTLHILTRAQTMNLERLGRLQLPRHAVIEAMNALHHYTLHLLQQDIHSWRINRLLLDER, encoded by the coding sequence ATGAAGAATAGCCGCAACACCTGCGGTTTTGTTCTCAAAATAGCCGAGCACGGGGAATCGGACAAGTTGGTGACCCTCTATAGCCGCGATGTTGGCCGGATGACCGGTATTGCCAAGGGAGCAAGAAAAAGCAAGCAACGTTTTGTCAACAAGCTTGAACTGTTTTCCTCGCTCAAAGTCCTGTATCGCCCTCCGCGTGTCCACGGAGGGCTGCATGTATTGGATGACGCGGAATTGCTCAATGCCCGTCTCCCGCTTCGCCTCGAATACCGGCGCTACGCTGTAGCCATCCACCTCAGCGAGCTGTTTTTGCGTTTTACCCGTGAAAACGACCCCGATGCGCATCTTTACGAACTGTTGCGCTGGACGCTTGACCTGCTGAGCGTGGACAAGGCTCCACTGAAAATCATGGTCTTCTCCTATCTGCATCTTCTTGCCGCTAGCGGCTATCGTCCAGAACTTGACCGATGCGGATCGTGCCGACATCCGATCACACCAGGACGCACCTATACACTCATCGCCGCCTCGGGATCCCTCCTTTGCGACGCCTGTCAACCACCGCAACGTCATGTTCAGCATCGTCTTTCTGTGCAGACACTCCATATCCTAACCCGCGCACAAACCATGAACCTGGAGCGACTCGGCCGTTTGCAACTACCCCGTCATGCCGTTATCGAAGCGATGAATGCCTTGCATCACTACACGCTCCACCTCCTGCAACAGGATATCCATTCCTGGCGGATCAATCGGCTGCTGCTTGACGAACGGTAA
- a CDS encoding glycosyltransferase: MNRSGLIITIIMGCLAVLLWKIVNVPNMEPPWPSKIQGFSFSPFRENQSPSKKIYPTVEQIDKDLATLAGDVHAVRAYTVEDTLAEIPRLAAARGLNVVLGAWITRDEQANEEQIAKLIKVYRENHRNIVRVLVGNEVLLRTDQTVDQMINYIETAKKSIWAPVSIAEPWHIWLKYPKLVEKVDFIAVHLLPYWEGIPVDEAVDYCVMRYNELKQAYPGKEIVIGEVGWPSGGRIRQGAVASPTNQAKFLRRFLDVAEKNNYTYYIMEAFDQIWKKDLEGEAGSLWGVYNDLRQPKFEFTQPVVPIPHWRELAAISIVLAVLILLLLFRDSKGLLDTGRGFLAIIAYAITTFAVWVIYDFQRQYMSISSLVVGIVLLFAATGAILVILAEAHEWAESLWTRKWRRLPKPVEAIADEDLPMVSIHVPAYNEPPDMMIQTINALAQLDYPRFEVLIIDNNTKDPAVWQPVEAHCQTLGSRFRFFHVDPLAGFKAGALNYALRETAPEAEVVAVIDSDYIVEPNWLRALTPHFADPNMAIVQGPQDYRDGDENTFKAMCLAEYRGFFQIGMVTRNERNAIIQHGTMTMVRRKVLDEVGGWAEWCITEDAELGLRIFEKGYAACYVPYSFGKGLMPDTFLDFKKQRFRWAYGSVLILRHHMMAMFGLQKTKLTRGQRYHFLAGWLPWFADGINMLFNLLALGWSCGMIIFPDYLSPPHIVFAFLPVVLFFFKSLKMFFLYRTRVTASRRQSLAAGLAGLALSHTIARAMLTGFITRKIGFFRTPKKAQANAFLKALGDAREELLFTVALCLAIVGVLLREDGDMLDVRIWALVLAIQTIPYAASVLVSLISGLPKLPAKLVGVMAPLRGMNTDEQ; the protein is encoded by the coding sequence ATGAACCGTTCTGGTCTTATCATAACCATCATCATGGGTTGCCTTGCCGTCCTGCTCTGGAAGATTGTCAATGTGCCGAACATGGAACCGCCTTGGCCGTCGAAGATCCAGGGGTTTTCTTTCTCGCCTTTTCGGGAAAATCAGTCGCCCAGCAAAAAAATCTATCCGACCGTGGAGCAAATCGACAAAGATTTGGCCACGCTGGCAGGCGATGTCCATGCTGTTAGAGCATACACGGTTGAAGATACTCTTGCCGAGATTCCTCGACTTGCCGCCGCCCGTGGCCTCAATGTGGTGCTCGGGGCATGGATCACCCGGGATGAGCAAGCGAATGAGGAGCAGATCGCCAAACTGATCAAAGTGTACAGGGAGAATCACCGGAACATCGTCCGGGTGCTTGTCGGCAACGAAGTGTTGCTCCGCACCGACCAGACCGTCGATCAGATGATCAACTACATTGAGACCGCCAAGAAATCCATTTGGGCGCCGGTGAGCATCGCCGAGCCCTGGCACATCTGGCTGAAATACCCAAAATTGGTGGAAAAGGTCGATTTCATTGCCGTTCACCTCCTACCCTATTGGGAAGGCATTCCGGTTGATGAAGCCGTGGATTACTGCGTCATGCGCTACAACGAGTTGAAACAGGCCTATCCGGGCAAAGAAATCGTCATTGGAGAGGTCGGCTGGCCAAGCGGCGGCCGCATACGCCAAGGCGCGGTTGCCAGCCCCACCAATCAGGCCAAATTTCTGCGCCGTTTCCTCGATGTCGCTGAAAAGAACAATTACACCTATTATATCATGGAAGCCTTTGACCAGATCTGGAAGAAGGATCTGGAGGGCGAGGCAGGCAGTTTGTGGGGCGTGTACAATGACTTGCGACAGCCGAAATTCGAATTCACCCAACCGGTTGTCCCCATTCCCCACTGGCGTGAATTGGCCGCCATCAGCATTGTCTTGGCGGTGCTTATTCTATTGTTGCTGTTTCGGGACAGCAAAGGGTTGCTCGATACCGGCCGCGGCTTTCTCGCCATCATCGCCTATGCCATCACCACCTTTGCCGTGTGGGTGATCTACGATTTTCAACGGCAGTACATGAGTATTTCTTCCCTGGTGGTCGGCATTGTCCTGCTCTTCGCCGCCACAGGGGCCATCCTGGTCATCCTCGCCGAAGCTCACGAATGGGCGGAGTCCCTATGGACACGGAAATGGCGCCGGCTGCCCAAACCGGTGGAAGCCATTGCCGACGAGGATCTGCCAATGGTATCGATCCATGTTCCGGCCTACAACGAACCACCGGACATGATGATCCAGACGATCAATGCCTTGGCGCAACTCGATTATCCCCGGTTCGAAGTGCTGATTATCGATAACAACACCAAGGATCCGGCTGTATGGCAACCGGTCGAGGCCCACTGCCAGACCCTCGGATCGCGTTTCCGCTTTTTTCATGTGGATCCGCTTGCTGGCTTCAAGGCGGGCGCGCTCAACTATGCCCTGCGGGAAACGGCTCCGGAGGCCGAGGTCGTGGCGGTCATCGACAGCGATTACATCGTGGAGCCGAACTGGCTGCGGGCGCTGACTCCCCATTTCGCCGACCCCAACATGGCTATCGTCCAAGGCCCTCAGGATTATCGTGACGGCGACGAAAACACCTTCAAAGCAATGTGCCTGGCCGAATACCGCGGATTCTTCCAAATCGGCATGGTCACCCGAAACGAGCGCAACGCCATCATCCAGCACGGCACCATGACCATGGTGCGGCGCAAGGTGCTCGACGAGGTTGGCGGCTGGGCCGAATGGTGCATCACCGAGGATGCCGAACTGGGGCTGCGGATCTTTGAGAAGGGGTATGCGGCCTGTTATGTGCCGTACAGTTTTGGCAAGGGTTTGATGCCAGACACCTTTCTTGATTTCAAGAAACAGCGTTTTCGCTGGGCCTATGGCTCGGTCCTCATCCTCCGCCACCACATGATGGCGATGTTCGGGCTGCAAAAAACCAAACTGACCCGCGGTCAGCGCTACCATTTTCTCGCCGGATGGCTGCCTTGGTTCGCCGACGGCATCAATATGCTGTTCAACCTGCTGGCCTTGGGCTGGTCCTGCGGCATGATCATCTTTCCCGATTACCTGTCGCCGCCGCACATTGTCTTTGCCTTTCTGCCGGTGGTTCTGTTCTTCTTTAAAAGCCTGAAGATGTTCTTCCTCTACCGGACGAGGGTAACCGCCTCACGTAGACAGAGTCTTGCCGCCGGCCTGGCGGGACTGGCCTTGTCGCACACCATTGCCCGGGCCATGCTCACCGGATTCATTACCCGCAAGATCGGCTTTTTCCGTACCCCGAAAAAAGCCCAGGCCAATGCCTTTCTCAAGGCACTCGGCGATGCCCGCGAGGAGCTGCTGTTCACCGTGGCCCTCTGCCTGGCCATTGTCGGAGTTCTCCTGCGTGAAGATGGAGACATGCTGGATGTGCGGATATGGGCCCTGGTCCTGGCGATCCAGACCATACCCTATGCGGCCTCGGTGCTGGTTTCGCTGATCAGCGGTCTGCCCAAGTTGCCGGCGAAACTGGTCGGTGTCATGGCCCCGTTGCGAGGCATGAACACGGACGAACAGTAA